From the genome of Papaver somniferum cultivar HN1 chromosome 2, ASM357369v1, whole genome shotgun sequence, one region includes:
- the LOC113347964 gene encoding probable tocopherol O-methyltransferase, chloroplastic — protein MNSLCESSSLSYISTCERSYRNKSLLVLPVTRVRISSDVKKSNSRRRGAGLIIRASATVSSEEKRGMDNNNGKEKGWLQKGIAEFYDESSGLWENIWGDHMHHGFYDPNVTASISDHRSAQIRMIEETLKFAGLSDDSSNKPKSIVDVGCGIGGSSRYLSKKYGAECKGITLSPIQAERAQALANAQGLGDKVSFQVADALEQPFQDGQFDLVWSMESGEHMPDKAKFVNELVRVASPGATIIIVTWCHRDLLPTEQSLKPQEKQLLDKICDAYYLPAWCSTAEYVELLQSLSMQDIKSEDWSEYVAPFWPAVIRSALTWKGLTSLLRTGWKTIKGAFAMPLMIEGFQKDIIKFAVITCRKPE, from the exons atgaacagtcTCTGTGAATCGTCATCACTGAGTTACATTTCCACGTGCGAACGGAGCTATAGAAACAAGAGTCTATTAGTATTACCAGTAACAAGAGTCAGAATCTCATCAGACGTAAAAAAGAGTAATAGTAGAAGAAGAGGAGCTGGTTTGATAATCAGAGCATCAGCAACTGTGAGTAGTGAAGAGAAGAGGGGAATGGATAATAATAATGGAAAAGAAAAAGGTTGGTTACAGAAAGGAATAGCAGAATTTTATGATGAATCTTCAGGTTTATGGGAGAATATCTGGGGAGATCATATGCATCATGGATTttatgatcctaatgttactgctTCGATTTCTGATCATCGATCTGCTCAGATTCGTATGATTGAAGAAACTCTCAAATTCGCTGGTCTTTCAg ATGATTCATCGAACAAGCCCAAAAGTATAGTAGATGTTGGGTGTGGAATTGGTGGTAGTTCGAGATACTTATCGAAAAAATATGGAGCTGAATGCAAAGGCATTACTTTGAGTCCAATTCAAGCTGAAAGAGCACAAGCTCTTGCAAATGCACAAGGTTTGGGAGATAAA GTATCATTTCAAGTTGCAGACGCACTCGAGCAACCATTTCAAGATGGACAGTTTGATCTTGTTTGGTCCATGGAGAGTGGAGAACACATGCCTGACAAAGCCAAG TTTGTGAACGAGTTGGTGCGGGTTGCATCTCCTGGAGCCACTATAATAATTGTAACATGGTGTCATAGAGATCTTCTTCCCACTGAACAATCATTGAAGCCCCAAGAGAAACAACTTTTGGATAAGATTTGTGATGCTTATTACCTTCCTGCCTGGTGTTCTACTGCCGAGTATGTTGAATTACTCCAGTCCCTCTCAATGCAG GACATCAAGTCAGAGGATTGGTCAGAATATGTTGCACCATTCTGGCCAGCGGTAATCCGTTCTGCCTTAACATGGAAAGGACTAACTTCCCTATTGCGAA